The DNA sequence CGGCGATTCGCCGGCTTCCACCTTGCCGCCCGGAAATTCCCATAGACCGCCGTGTACTCTCTTTAACGAGCGGCGATGCATGAGGATTCGGCCATCCGGACCAGCCAGCGCCAGCGCAACCACCTGAACCACTGTCGGAGAAGTTTCCAAAACTGCGTGCTCCGCTAACCCAATCTTAACTTCGTGATCGGAAAAAGGCCCCATCGACTAAATGGATGGCAATACAGAAATGCAAGGCAAGTCCATCTTTACCAGGATCATGCATGACGCCCGGGGGGCAACTGCCGTTGAATACGGCCTGCTCGTCGGCCTGATCTGCATGGCTGCAGTCCTGGGAATGGATGGCTTTGCCGGTGAAGTCGAGAAGATGTGGCACAAGGTCGAGACTGGCCTGCGTTGACCTTCCGATTAACGAATTTTCAATACCTGCCTTCTACTTAGACGATTGTGCTCTACCGGTGGGACGGGACGAGCCGGGTAAAACAGACTGCAATTTGGAGACCAACCATGAAGTTCATCAACAAGCTGTTCCGCGACGAAGCTGGCGCCACCGCGATCGAATACGGCCTGATCGCCGCTCTCATCGCCGTTGCCATCATGTCGACCATCGGCGGTCTGGGCACCGAGCTCAACAAGACCTTCTCGAAGACCTCTTCGGCCATGAGCTCGACCAACGCCTAATAGCGCGTCGAACGGCTAAAAGATCAGGGGCGGCTGGGAAACCAGCCGCCCTTTTTCGTTGCCCCCGCCCGTTCGCGGGCAAAATACTTAACATGAATTTGCGTTAGGGGTTTCCCTTTAGGTCCCTTTTAACCTTGTCGGCCAGACCGGGGGCACTCACCCCGACCCACCGGGATGGGTCAACAATCGGCTAGCCGAAAAAAGGAGACCGAAAATGTCGTTCGTCACCCAGCTCTTCCGCGATGAAGCAGGCGCAACCGCCATCGAATATGGCCTGATTGCCGCGCTTATCGCCGTTGCCATCATGACCACGATCGGCGGCCTCGGCACCGAACTGAACAACACCTTCTCCAAGACCTCGTCGGCCATGAGCTCGACCAACGCCTGACGATCCGGTCGCAGACGCAGTCAGAAGGGGGGCGCGTCGCGTCCCCCTTTTCCGTTCGCCCCTCAGTAAACGATCAGCTTCACCTTCTGCCCCGGCACCAGCGGGCTGGTAGAGGTAAGCCCGTTCAGCACCAGGAACCGGTCCAGCTCATGATCGGCATAGGCCATGCGGGTGGCCATGGTCTGGACAGTGTCGCCTTTCTTGACAGTCACCACCGAGATCCGCCGCGGCTTTACCCCCGCCGCCTCGCCCGCGGAAAGCCGCCGCATCGACTTGAACATCGATTCGAAGGCATTGGCCCCGCCGGGCTGCGTAATCGTCAGGAAATGGAAGGCCTGGTTGTTCGAAAACTCGTAGGCAAAGACGAGCACGTCCACCTGCCCGCTGCTGGTATTCACCCGCGCCGCGGCATAGGCAGCGGGCAGGTCGTTCACGCGGGTCCGCTGGATTGCGCCGGGGTTGATCGCCTGCCCCTGCCCCGCCAGGCGGGCGAATACGGACTGGATATAGGCATCCATGTTGCCGTTATAGGCTGCGCTGCTCAGTTCGCCCTTGGCTGACTGGCCAGTGATGGCGACGGCCTGGGTCCCGTTGACCATGTAGAAGCCCTGCGGGACTTCGAAGCCGAATTTCATGTCCGGGTGCAGGAACCGTCGCCCGTCGATGATCCCCTGCTTGGGATCGTCGCCGATCATCAGGCCGTTGATCCCGGCGAGGAACTTGTCGCGGTTGAGGTTGCCCGAGGCGGCCCCTGCCCGGGCCAGTGCCGCCCGGATGCGCGGCGCGTCCGACGGGTGGGTGGATGCCCATTCGGGCACCTTGTTCCCGGTCTGCCCCTGGATGCGGGCCTCCAGCGCGTTTTCGTTCGCCAGGCTTTGCAGCACCGAACCCATCGCGCGGCCATCGTAACCGGCACGGCGCAAGTATGCGATGCCAAGGTTATCGGCCTCGGTTTCCTGCCCGCGCGAATACTTCAGTGTCAGCAATTGCGGCGCCACCTGCGCCCCGCGAGAGAGCAAGCCGCCAAACTGGCCGCCCACCGCCGCACCCAGCACTTGCCCAAGCACGCCGAAGATCGAATTGCGCGTTGCCGTGCTCTGCCGCTTCTTGCCGTGCTGGGCGGCAACGTGGCCGACTTCATGGCCAAGGACGCCGGCGAGCTCCGCCTCGTTGTTCATAAGGCCGACAAGGTCGCGGGTGACGTAGACATAGCCGCCGGGGATGGCGAAGGCGTTGTTCACCGAGGAATTGAGCAGGGTAACCGTGAAGTCTGACTGGGCGTTCGACAGGCCAGACTGGACGGCAATCGCCTTGCCGACGCCCTCGACATAGCTTGCCTGCGGCCCGGTCATCGCGCCACCGAATTCCTGCAGCAGCTGCGGGTGCGCCTTGGCCCCCTGCTCCTTGTCGGACTGGCTGATCGATTGAGTTGACTGCGATCCGCCAACGCTGGGCACAAGCACCATCAGCGCGGCACTGGTGCACAAGAGCCAGCGCTTTTTGCGACGCGGTTCCATGATATTACTCCTCCGCAAGGCACCCCTCGAAGGACAAGGGCTGCGACCGGGAACCATGGTTCACCGGCCCGGCGGAGAGGTCAAGCCCGGCCGATCGCGATGAAGCGCTCCTCACGAAGAGCCGTGCGCTTTTCGGGCGTGAGTTTACAAAGGGTATCAAGTTCCTCGCCGATCGCGGCAGCCAGGCTGCTGGCCGTGGCGGCAGGATCGCGGTGGGCCCCGCCCACCGGCTCGGGCACGATTCGGTCAATCACACCGAGCTTTGCAAGGTGCTGGGCCGTAACCTTCATCGCCTCTGCCGCATCGGCCGCCTTCTCGGGCGTGCGCCACAGGATCGAACTGGCGCCTTCCGGCGAGATCACCGAATAGACCGAGTGCTCAAGCATCAGCACGCGTTCGGCACTGGCCAGCGCCACTGCGCCGCCCGAGCCGCCCTCGCCTACGATCACCGCGACCATCGGCACCCGCAGGCCAAGGCAGGCTTCGGTGGAGCGGGCGATGGCTTCGGCCTGCCCGCGCTCTTCCGCCTCGACCCCCGGAAAGGCGCCTGAGGTATCGACCAGCGTCACCACCGGCAGGCCGAAGCGACCCGCCAGTTCCATCAGGCGGATTGCCTTGCGATAGCCCTCGGGCTTGCCCATGCCGAAATTGTGCCGGATGCGGCTGGCCGTATCGTTGCCCTTTTCATGGCCGATCAGCATCACCCGCCGGTCACCCAGCCGGGCGAAGCCGCCAAGGATCGCCTCGTCCTCACCGAAATAGCGGTCACCGCCCAGCGGCATGAAATCGGTGAAGGCCAGGTTGACGTAATCGCGGAAGTGCGGCCGCATCGGATGGCGGGCCACCTGCGTCTTCTGCCAGGGCGTCAGCGCGGCATAGGTGCTGGCCAGCAGGTTGGCGCTCTTCTTCTCGAGCCGGGAAATTTCCCCGTCGAGATCAAGGGCACCGGCTTCCGCGGTGGAACGCAGTTCGGCGATGCGGGCTTCAAGCGCGGCAAGCGGCTTTTCGAATTCGAGGTAGGAGACCATCGAAGCGCCTCTAATCGCCGCTGCGATGCGCGGCAAGAGGATGGCGCGAGTTAACCAGAGCTACGAGCCGCGCAGAATCGACATGAGTGTATATCTGTGTCGTCGCGATATCGGCATGGCCGAGCAGCGTCTGCAGCACCCGCAGGTCTGCCCCGCCTTCAAGCAGGTGCGTGGCAAAGGCATGGCGCAGGACATGCGGCGATACCTTGTCCGGCGCGATCCCGGCGCGCCCGGCCAGTTCGCGCAGCATCTGAAACAGGCGCACGCGCGTGAGGTGGCCTTTCTCTCCGCGCGAGGGGAACAGCAGCTTGCCCCCCTGCGGGCGCAAGGCCAGCCAGCGTGACAGGACCTGCCGGGCACGCGTGCTCACCGGCACCATGCGCTGCTGGCCGCCCTTGCCGGTTACGTGAAGGAACGGCGCATCGCGGGGGACAGCGGCAAGTGGCAAGGAAACAAGTTCGGTCGCGCGCAGGCCCGAACCGTAGAGCAGCTCGAGCAGCGCCAGCAAACGGACTGCATCCGGCCGGTCGCCTGCGGCTTCTTCCTCGGCCTGGCGGAACAAGGCATCGACCTCCGCATGGCCGAGCAGGCGCGGCAACGGGCGGCGGGTACGCGGGCGCGGCAAGGCGGGCGAAGGATCGTCCTTTCGCCAGCCCTCGTCTTGCAGGAAGGCATAGAACTGGCGCAGCGCCGAGCATTTCCGCGCAAGGCTGGAAGGGGCAAGATCCGACCATGCGGCGCCCAGCCCGCCCAGCGCAGCGGGATCGGCCTCGACGAGATCGCCGATAATCTCCTCTGCCCCTTCAAGATCGCGGCGATAGGCCGCAAGGGTATTGGCCGCCGCCCCGCGTTCGGCGGCGAGCATGGCAAGGAACGAGGATATGGCTTTGGTCGTGGTCAGACCCCTGTCACGCCCGCGCGACAGCCTCTGCGGCGATCATCCGGGCTTCGGCAGATAGGCCGACGCGGTTGAGTGCCGAGACGATGTGATAGAGATGCCGGGCCGTCATCTTGTCCCATCCGGAGCCCTGCATTCCTGCGCCTGCCAGCAGCGCGACAAGCGCCTGGTTGTTCACGCTTGCCGCCTGGTCGATCATCTGCGTCCAGCGGGTCGGCGCATCAAGCGGGACGCCCATGTCCTTGGCGATGTCCCCTGCCGCCTGCTGCGAAACCCGCCCAAGCCCGGCGAGGCCTGCAACAAGGAACTGGGTCTTGCGCTGTTCCTCGCTCTCGTCATTGTTGCGATAGGCTTCGATCTGGTCGCGCGAGACCTCACCCGGACGGTTGGGCTGTGCCAGTGCCAGCAATGCCCAGCCCTCGCTGCCGTTGGGCACTACCGGCCCCCACTTCAGCGCATTGGCATCAAGCCCGGCAGCAAGCATCGAGGCGATCAGCCCGGCGGCATCATCGGCAAAGTCGCCCGATGCCGGCAGGCGCGCGGCGGCATAGGCCGTAAGCACTTGCCGCGAGTAGGCCTGCAACGGGTTCGAGCCATTACCCCACAGCGATTTGATCGCCGCCAGCTTTTCCGCAGGTGATTCCGCCAGGTAGGCAGACTGGAGCTGACCGGCGCGTTCGGACCATTCGTCCGAGCCTTGGAGGGCGAAAATCTGGCTGTAGAGGTCCACCATCGCCGCGCTTGAAAGCACACCTCGACCGGCGGCAACATCGGCACCGGCGGCGCGCAGCATCAGCGATGCCATCGGGGCCGTGGCCGGATAGGCGCGCAGGTTCTCGTTCGCATCGCCCAGCAGCTTGGCCGGCGGTTCAAGCCCGACGGCCAGCGCAAGGCCATAGCGCAGCGGCGTCATGCCCTCGACGGCATCCCATTCGATCTTCACCGCCCGCTGGCCACGGCTGGCGGCACCGGCGTATTTCTGGGCCAGCAGCAGGTCCACCTGCTCAAGCCCTTCGCCCGGACGCAAGCGATCGAGCACGGCCATGGCGCGGCTGGCTTCGCCCGAATAGGCGGCGCAGATGCCCTGGAACAGCTTCCACTGGCTGTCCTTGCGCGCCCCGCCCTGCCAGGTCACAACCGGGCAGGCGCCGGTGAAGTCTGCCGTGGCGACATAGGCGTCGAGCGCTGCCTGGGTCAGCGCGGGCGAGTAATTCCCGGCATCGACATCCTGCGCCAGTTCGCGGGCCGCATCGCCTTCGCCCATGCGAACCAGCAGGGCCGTGCGCAGGGCCACGAATTCGGCCGGATCCATCCCCGCCGGCGCATCAAGGCGGGATGCAAGGGCGCGGCGCAGCAGGATATGCCCCCAGCGCGAAACCAGTCGGCCGTTGTTCTTCGCCAGTGTCGCCCGCACCAGCGAGGCATTCTGCCCGGCAAGCGACCACGAAGGCAGGCCGCCCTCGCCCTCGTCGATCACGCCGATCTGCTTCATCGCCCGGCGCGCGCCGGCGGGAACGTCGAACTTGGGTTTGTTGCCGAGCAGAGCGGAAAGCTCCTCTGGCGTCATCTTTTCGAGGCGGTCGAGCGAAGGAATGTTCGATGGCAGGGTCACCGGGCCACTGGCCGGCGCTGCTGCACCCGGCACCGGCTGGACAACCGGACTGGAGACCGAGCCCGGCCCCGGTGCAGCCCGAGCCGCGGCGGGCGCGGGATCGGCAGCGCGCGGCGCGGCCTTGGGCTGGGGACGGTCAAAACCGGGGGGCAAAAGCGATTCCGGCCCCTGCTGGGCAATGGCAATCGCCGATGTCAGCAGCAATGCGCCGCCCAAGGCCAATGGCAACCGCTTCATTTCACAGACTCCGGAACCGCAACGTCCTGTTCGACGGGATGAAGCTCGCGCTGGCCGCCATCGATCCAGGCCCAGACGAGCAACAGCAGCACCACGATCGTCACGATGGCCAACACCATTTTCCTGCCACCCCGCATCGCCACGCCGAACCACTCCCCGGAAAGCTTGCACCCGCCTCTATCGCATCTATAGGCGAGCCTGCAATGGAACTTGACGCACCCATGCCATCCAGCGCCGAAATCGAAGCGCTTTCCCGGCGGATCGACCGGTCGATCGTGCTGGTCGGCATGATGGGCGTGGGCAAGTCCACCGTGGGGCGCAAGCTGGCAAACGCGCTGCATTTCCCCTTCGTCGATGCTGACGAGGCCATCGAGCAGGCCGCGCAGATGACGATCCCCGAAATTTTCGAGCATTACGGCGAGGCCAGCTTCCGCGATGGCGAACGCCGGGTGATTGCCCGCCTGATGGGCGAAAGCCAGCCCAAGGTCATCGCCACGGGCGGCGGGGCGTTCTGCAATCCGGAAACACGCCAGCTGATCCTGGATCGCGGCATCACCGTATGGCTGGACAGCGATATCGACGTGCTGGTCGAGCGTGTCGGCCGCAAGGACAACCGCCCGTTGCTGCGCCAGGGTGACCCGCGCGAGATCCTGACGCGCCTGAAGGCAGAGCGCGAGCCGTTCTATTCGCAGGCGCCGATCCACGTGAAGAGCGGCAATGTCCCGCATTCGCACGCTCTGGCGGCAGTGCTCAAGGAGATCGACGCATGGCTGTAGTCCCCGTTTCGCTTGCCGGCCGCCCTTACGAAGTGCGCATCGAACGCGGTCTGCTGCGCCGGGTGGGCGAGGAATGCGGCGCGCGCCTGCGCAAGGCCCGCGTGCCGATCGTAACCGATGCCCATGTCTATGCGGCCTGGGGCGAGGCGGTGGAGCAATCGCTGCTCGCCGTTGGCAAGCAGCCGGCATGGCGCGTCCTGCCCGCCGGCGAATCGACCAAGAGCTGGGACCAGCTTTCCGCCACGGTTGACTGGCTGCTGGCCGAGGAAGTGGAGCGCGGCGATCATATCCTTGCGCTGGGCGGCGGCGTGATCGGCGATCTGACCGGATTTGCCGCTTCGATCCTGAAGCGCGGGTGCAACTTCATCCAGCTTCCCACCACCCTGCTTGCCCAGGTCGATTCAAGCGTCGGCGGCAAGACGGCGATCAACACCGAAGCGGGCAAGAACCTGGTTGGCGCGTTCCACCAGCCCTCGCTGGTCCTTGGCGATCCCGATGCGCTCGACACCCTGCCCCGGCGCGAAGTCGGTGCGGGCTATGCCGAGGTGGTGAAATACGGCCTGCTGGGCGATGCGGCGTTCTTCGACTGGTGCGAGGCCAACGGCCCTGCCCTGCTGGCGGGAGAGCACGAGGCGCGCGAATTCGCCATCGCCCGTTCGGTGGAGGCCAAGGCCCGCATCGTTGCCGAAGACGAACGCGAGACGACCGGCGCCCGCGCCCTGCTTAATCTGGGCCACACCTTCGGCCATGCGCTCGAGGCGCAGACAGGCTTTTCCGACCGCCTGCTGCACGGCGAAGGCGTGGCCATGGGCATGGTCCTTGCCGCCCGCTATTCGGCGCGCAAGGGCCTGATGGACATGGCAGAGGCAGAGCGGATCGCCGGCCATTTCGCTGTCACCGGGCTGCCGCACCAGCTGTCCGCCCTGGGGCTTAACTGCACCGGCGCCGCGCTCGTCCAGCACATGCTGCATGACAAGAAGATGGATGCAGGCACCCTGCCCTTCGTGCTGATGCGCGGCATCGGCTCGGCCTTCCTGGCGCGCGATGTGGCGCTGGATGACGTGGCGCAGTTCCTCGACGGGGAACTGCACCCCTGACAGGGCGGTTGACGGCTCAGCAAAGGAGCCCAGCCATGCCTGCAAAATCCAAGGCCCAGCAAAAGGCCGCCGGCGCAGCCCTTGCGGCCAAGCGCGGCGAAACCGGCAAATCGAGCCTCAAGGGCGCGAGCCGCGAGATGGCGGCATCGATGACCGAAAAGGAACTTGAGGAGCTGGCCAGCACCAAGCGCAAGGGCAAGCCCGAGCATGCGGCCCGGCGGGGCTGATCAGCCGAACACGGCCACCGATTGCATGCCCGAAATCACCGGATCGCCGTTTGCGTTCCACAGGCCCATGTGCTGGCTGGAACAGCCGCGCTCGGCATAGTCCGCGCTCGATCGCAGCAGCCACCACCCGTCCCGCGTCGTAGGGGCCGGGGTCAGCAGGTTGACGATCCACGTCATCGAGCTGACGGGTGTTGCCGGCGTCAGCAGCGGCAGGATGCCCGGCGGCAGCGCATCGGCGAGGAGCAGGACTTCGACCATCGGATCGAGCACGGCTCGGTCCTGCAGGCGGACCCACCAGCAGATTTCCGGTGCCTTGCCCTCGCCTTTGGGCAGGGCGAAGCGCACCTCGAAATTGCTGCGAAGAAAGGCCGGCATATGAGGATGCGGCGCGAAGGTGCGGCTGTCTTCTGGCGCGATCAGGCCTTCCGGCGCTGTCTGGCGGTTGAGATGGACCGCGCTTTCCACCGGCCCCATGAACACGAAGGTCGCCGTCAACGTGCAGGCTCCGCCGCAAGTTACCTCGGCCCCGATCCAGGTGGCATTCTTGCCCCGGCGCAGCACGCGGGCGCTGACTTCGGCAAGACCATTGACCGGCCCGACAAAACTGACCGAGGCCGAACGCAGCGGCGGCAACCCTTCGCCCCCGGCGCGGATCGCCGCAACCAGGGCCAGGGCTGCGGAAAAGCCACCGTATCCGGTGCGCCCTTGCAGCCAGCTTTGAGGCACCGTCAGGCCGAACCCGCTGTCCGTCGGCGTCGCAGAGGCAAGCAGTTCGGCAAAGGTCATGGCATCAGGTCCACGTAGTCGTAATCGGGAAGCACCGCCTTGCGCAGCAGGGTGCGGTGGCAGCAGGATGGATCGCGTTCGTAACACAGCAGGGCTGTCGGCTGCTCTGCCGCCAGATCGCCAAGGGCGGCGCCCTGCGCCAGCGCCTCGGGCAATTCGAGCTGGCTG is a window from the Novosphingobium sp. TH158 genome containing:
- the aroB gene encoding 3-dehydroquinate synthase, with product MAVVPVSLAGRPYEVRIERGLLRRVGEECGARLRKARVPIVTDAHVYAAWGEAVEQSLLAVGKQPAWRVLPAGESTKSWDQLSATVDWLLAEEVERGDHILALGGGVIGDLTGFAASILKRGCNFIQLPTTLLAQVDSSVGGKTAINTEAGKNLVGAFHQPSLVLGDPDALDTLPRREVGAGYAEVVKYGLLGDAAFFDWCEANGPALLAGEHEAREFAIARSVEAKARIVAEDERETTGARALLNLGHTFGHALEAQTGFSDRLLHGEGVAMGMVLAARYSARKGLMDMAEAERIAGHFAVTGLPHQLSALGLNCTGAALVQHMLHDKKMDAGTLPFVLMRGIGSAFLARDVALDDVAQFLDGELHP
- a CDS encoding tyrosine recombinase gives rise to the protein MTTTKAISSFLAMLAAERGAAANTLAAYRRDLEGAEEIIGDLVEADPAALGGLGAAWSDLAPSSLARKCSALRQFYAFLQDEGWRKDDPSPALPRPRTRRPLPRLLGHAEVDALFRQAEEEAAGDRPDAVRLLALLELLYGSGLRATELVSLPLAAVPRDAPFLHVTGKGGQQRMVPVSTRARQVLSRWLALRPQGGKLLFPSRGEKGHLTRVRLFQMLRELAGRAGIAPDKVSPHVLRHAFATHLLEGGADLRVLQTLLGHADIATTQIYTHVDSARLVALVNSRHPLAAHRSGD
- a CDS encoding acyl-CoA thioesterase II, giving the protein MTFAELLASATPTDSGFGLTVPQSWLQGRTGYGGFSAALALVAAIRAGGEGLPPLRSASVSFVGPVNGLAEVSARVLRRGKNATWIGAEVTCGGACTLTATFVFMGPVESAVHLNRQTAPEGLIAPEDSRTFAPHPHMPAFLRSNFEVRFALPKGEGKAPEICWWVRLQDRAVLDPMVEVLLLADALPPGILPLLTPATPVSSMTWIVNLLTPAPTTRDGWWLLRSSADYAERGCSSQHMGLWNANGDPVISGMQSVAVFG
- a CDS encoding acetyl-CoA carboxylase carboxyltransferase subunit alpha — encoded protein: MVSYLEFEKPLAALEARIAELRSTAEAGALDLDGEISRLEKKSANLLASTYAALTPWQKTQVARHPMRPHFRDYVNLAFTDFMPLGGDRYFGEDEAILGGFARLGDRRVMLIGHEKGNDTASRIRHNFGMGKPEGYRKAIRLMELAGRFGLPVVTLVDTSGAFPGVEAEERGQAEAIARSTEACLGLRVPMVAVIVGEGGSGGAVALASAERVLMLEHSVYSVISPEGASSILWRTPEKAADAAEAMKVTAQHLAKLGVIDRIVPEPVGGAHRDPAATASSLAAAIGEELDTLCKLTPEKRTALREERFIAIGRA
- a CDS encoding Flp family type IVb pilin, whose product is MKFINKLFRDEAGATAIEYGLIAALIAVAIMSTIGGLGTELNKTFSKTSSAMSSTNA
- a CDS encoding shikimate kinase; the protein is MELDAPMPSSAEIEALSRRIDRSIVLVGMMGVGKSTVGRKLANALHFPFVDADEAIEQAAQMTIPEIFEHYGEASFRDGERRVIARLMGESQPKVIATGGGAFCNPETRQLILDRGITVWLDSDIDVLVERVGRKDNRPLLRQGDPREILTRLKAEREPFYSQAPIHVKSGNVPHSHALAAVLKEIDAWL
- a CDS encoding Flp family type IVb pilin, whose translation is MSFVTQLFRDEAGATAIEYGLIAALIAVAIMTTIGGLGTELNNTFSKTSSAMSSTNA
- a CDS encoding DUF3008 family protein, which gives rise to MPAKSKAQQKAAGAALAAKRGETGKSSLKGASREMAASMTEKELEELASTKRKGKPEHAARRG
- a CDS encoding Flp family type IVb pilin encodes the protein MQGKSIFTRIMHDARGATAVEYGLLVGLICMAAVLGMDGFAGEVEKMWHKVETGLR
- a CDS encoding M48 family metalloprotease translates to MEPRRKKRWLLCTSAALMVLVPSVGGSQSTQSISQSDKEQGAKAHPQLLQEFGGAMTGPQASYVEGVGKAIAVQSGLSNAQSDFTVTLLNSSVNNAFAIPGGYVYVTRDLVGLMNNEAELAGVLGHEVGHVAAQHGKKRQSTATRNSIFGVLGQVLGAAVGGQFGGLLSRGAQVAPQLLTLKYSRGQETEADNLGIAYLRRAGYDGRAMGSVLQSLANENALEARIQGQTGNKVPEWASTHPSDAPRIRAALARAGAASGNLNRDKFLAGINGLMIGDDPKQGIIDGRRFLHPDMKFGFEVPQGFYMVNGTQAVAITGQSAKGELSSAAYNGNMDAYIQSVFARLAGQGQAINPGAIQRTRVNDLPAAYAAARVNTSSGQVDVLVFAYEFSNNQAFHFLTITQPGGANAFESMFKSMRRLSAGEAAGVKPRRISVVTVKKGDTVQTMATRMAYADHELDRFLVLNGLTSTSPLVPGQKVKLIVY